In Mesorhizobium sp. 113-3-3, a genomic segment contains:
- a CDS encoding beta-ketoacyl-ACP synthase III, protein MHRVIISGIGAEIPEAVITNEELVESFNSWVDTENARRQGTGEALLQKSDSDFIVHASGVKSRHVIEREGILDPTRMTPRIPARPDDALSLEAEFGIASARKALDHAGLEPSQIDLIICSASHHQRPYPAIAIEMQEVLGTTGAGFDMGLGCSSAAAALHMAVNLVRSGAHKRILVTTPEIITGHLNFRDRQTHFIFGDASVSMVVEGLAQGDKRPGRFEVLDTRLWTQMSNNIRTNLGYHTRTAQDDPYMINLEGNLIKQVGNKVFKEVTVAGQKFIVEFLAEHGLTPQAIRRFWLHQANARMNAMILKLSFGHDVDHDRAPMVLERLGNTAGAGAIVALSENHADMKPGDFGLICAFGAGYSIGGALIRML, encoded by the coding sequence ATGCATCGCGTCATCATCAGCGGCATCGGCGCTGAAATTCCTGAAGCTGTCATCACGAATGAAGAACTGGTCGAGAGCTTCAACAGCTGGGTCGACACGGAGAATGCGCGCCGCCAGGGCACCGGCGAGGCGCTGCTGCAGAAATCCGACAGCGACTTCATCGTCCATGCCTCGGGGGTGAAATCCCGTCATGTCATCGAGCGCGAAGGCATTCTCGACCCGACCCGCATGACACCGCGCATTCCGGCGCGGCCCGACGATGCGCTGTCGCTGGAGGCCGAGTTCGGCATCGCCTCGGCCAGGAAGGCGCTCGACCATGCCGGGCTTGAACCGTCCCAGATCGACCTGATCATCTGCTCGGCCTCGCACCATCAGCGCCCCTATCCGGCGATCGCCATCGAAATGCAGGAGGTGCTCGGCACGACCGGCGCCGGCTTCGACATGGGACTTGGCTGTTCGTCCGCGGCGGCGGCGCTGCACATGGCGGTCAATCTGGTGCGCTCTGGCGCGCATAAGCGCATCCTGGTGACCACGCCCGAAATCATCACCGGCCATCTCAATTTCCGCGACCGGCAGACGCATTTCATCTTCGGCGACGCCTCGGTGTCGATGGTGGTGGAGGGACTTGCCCAGGGCGACAAGCGGCCGGGGCGTTTCGAGGTGCTGGACACGCGGCTGTGGACGCAGATGTCGAACAACATCCGCACCAATCTCGGCTACCACACCCGCACCGCCCAGGACGATCCCTACATGATCAACCTGGAAGGCAACCTGATCAAACAGGTCGGCAACAAGGTGTTCAAGGAAGTCACCGTCGCCGGCCAGAAATTCATCGTCGAGTTCCTGGCCGAGCATGGGCTGACGCCGCAGGCGATCCGGCGCTTCTGGCTGCACCAGGCCAATGCGCGCATGAATGCGATGATCCTGAAACTGTCGTTCGGCCACGATGTCGATCACGACCGTGCGCCGATGGTGCTGGAGCGGCTGGGCAACACGGCGGGCGCCGGCGCCATCGTTGCGCTGTCGGAGAACCATGCCGACATGAAACCCGGCGATTTCGGCTTGATCTGCGCCTTTGGCGCGGGCTATTCGATAGGCGGCGCGCTCATCCGAATGCTCTAG
- a CDS encoding GFA family protein has translation MVDARCSCGALTLTLTGPSKLVVACHCLDCQRRTGAPFGVGAFYPADTVAISGTSREFTREAASGGKVRNHFCPACGSTVYWKADRLPSLIGVAVGALVDPKYPPPARSIFEQSKHDWVEIDGAVDHFRQGSATGKSS, from the coding sequence ATGGTCGATGCCCGATGCAGTTGCGGTGCCCTCACGCTGACGCTGACAGGACCGTCAAAACTGGTTGTCGCCTGCCACTGTCTCGATTGCCAGCGCCGAACCGGCGCGCCCTTCGGCGTCGGCGCCTTTTATCCGGCCGACACTGTCGCCATCTCAGGAACCTCGAGAGAATTCACCCGCGAAGCGGCAAGCGGCGGCAAGGTGCGCAACCACTTCTGTCCCGCCTGCGGCTCGACGGTCTATTGGAAAGCCGACAGGCTGCCGTCATTGATTGGTGTCGCCGTCGGCGCCCTGGTTGACCCGAAATACCCGCCGCCCGCCCGGTCGATCTTCGAGCAATCGAAACATGATTGGGTAGAAATCGACGGCGCCGTCGACCATTTTCGGCAAGGCAGCGCGACCGGCAAATCAAGCTGA
- a CDS encoding methyltransferase family protein has protein sequence MRPATVIALLWLVWVVTWIAAATWADPAQKRATLGTEVRYRIFWLAGTVLLFVPAHGYEGMLRLWTPTLAEAWACIALIAIGLIFSWWARIHLGRLWSASITAKADHRVIDTGPYGLVRHPIYTGLLLALLATVATKGTVWGIAGVALLTIGIVMKARLEERFLRGELGPAYDDYARRVPMLVPFMPA, from the coding sequence ATGCGACCGGCGACGGTGATCGCGCTGCTTTGGCTCGTCTGGGTGGTCACCTGGATTGCGGCCGCCACGTGGGCTGATCCGGCTCAAAAACGCGCCACCCTAGGCACGGAGGTCCGTTATCGTATCTTCTGGCTGGCAGGCACAGTCCTGCTGTTCGTTCCGGCGCACGGCTATGAAGGCATGTTGAGATTGTGGACTCCGACCCTGGCCGAGGCTTGGGCTTGCATTGCCCTGATCGCCATCGGCCTCATCTTCTCGTGGTGGGCGCGCATCCATTTGGGCAGGCTGTGGTCGGCCTCGATCACCGCCAAAGCCGACCACCGTGTGATCGATACCGGCCCCTATGGGCTGGTCCGTCACCCGATCTATACAGGATTGCTGCTGGCGCTCCTCGCCACCGTGGCGACGAAGGGCACCGTCTGGGGCATCGCAGGTGTCGCACTGCTCACCATCGGCATCGTCATGAAGGCAAGGCTCGAGGAGCGCTTCCTGCGCGGCGAACTTGGTCCCGCCTATGACGACTACGCGCGGCGGGTGCCGATGCTGGTTCCCTTTATGCCGGCCTGA
- a CDS encoding VOC family protein, which produces MFFTTNCEPALAFYEQCGLGRGTILLRWGDNGMPVRTETMRGKILHARFEGPGVLFHASDNDDAEPMKGSAMMLEFDDLAAMRDLFSRMAAGGRITVPLARQCWGTSFGMLVDAYGVQWMFSSPVE; this is translated from the coding sequence CTGTTCTTCACCACCAATTGCGAGCCGGCACTGGCGTTCTACGAACAGTGCGGTCTTGGCCGGGGAACGATCCTGTTGCGCTGGGGCGACAACGGCATGCCGGTGCGCACGGAAACCATGCGCGGAAAAATCCTGCATGCGCGCTTCGAAGGTCCGGGCGTGCTGTTCCATGCCTCCGACAATGACGATGCGGAGCCGATGAAAGGTTCCGCCATGATGCTGGAGTTTGATGACCTCGCGGCCATGCGGGACCTTTTCTCCCGTATGGCCGCCGGCGGCCGCATCACGGTTCCCCTGGCGCGGCAATGTTGGGGAACCAGTTTCGGCATGCTGGTCGACGCCTATGGCGTGCAGTGGATGTTCAGCAGCCCCGTTGAATGA
- a CDS encoding TetR/AcrR family transcriptional regulator, with protein MDNLEKARGGRPRAFDPDRALDAAMHLFWEHGYEATSLAMLREAMGLTPPQIYNAFTDKETLFRKALTRYHQTEIGFALDALSAPVPTREAIRRLLLGAAEAYSRPGKPGGCLFVSGALAASPQAQAVADELKAYRKASEAAIAERLAKGQAAGDLPEDLSVESFAKYIAGVMNGMSIQARDGASVEELRIMAQTALAALPPEGQKRGA; from the coding sequence ATGGATAATTTGGAAAAGGCCAGGGGTGGTCGCCCCCGCGCGTTCGATCCCGACCGCGCGCTGGATGCGGCGATGCATCTGTTCTGGGAGCATGGCTATGAGGCGACATCGCTGGCCATGCTGCGCGAGGCGATGGGGCTGACGCCGCCGCAGATCTACAACGCCTTCACCGACAAGGAGACTTTGTTCCGCAAGGCGCTGACCCGCTACCACCAGACGGAGATCGGCTTTGCGCTGGACGCGCTGAGCGCGCCGGTGCCGACGCGCGAGGCGATCCGGCGGTTGCTGCTGGGCGCGGCGGAGGCCTATTCCAGGCCCGGCAAGCCGGGCGGATGCCTTTTCGTCAGCGGTGCGCTGGCGGCCTCGCCGCAGGCGCAAGCCGTGGCCGATGAACTCAAGGCCTATCGCAAGGCGAGCGAGGCGGCGATCGCGGAGCGTCTGGCCAAAGGCCAGGCGGCGGGCGACCTGCCGGAAGACCTCTCCGTCGAGAGCTTCGCCAAATATATCGCCGGTGTCATGAACGGCATGTCGATCCAGGCGCGGGACGGCGCGTCGGTCGAAGAGTTGCGCATTATGGCCCAAACCGCTCTTGCGGCCTTGCCGCCCGAAGGGCAAAAACGGGGAGCGTGA
- a CDS encoding MOSC domain-containing protein, giving the protein MLDLFPEAEKPVEIIPAKKLSARAAALYVAPSDHFQTRPVEELRLGFDGILGDFHAGSTRRSGGREPWYPRGTEIRNERQLSIVAADELAIVAERMGLPQIKPEWIGANLVIEGVPHLSMLPAGTLLFFRDGVTLKVDAQNGPCRIAGRSIAENAGMADIEAGALLFPKVAKRLRGVVAWVEKPGRIRAGEEISARVPEQWIYQA; this is encoded by the coding sequence ATGCTGGATCTCTTCCCTGAAGCCGAGAAGCCGGTCGAAATCATCCCGGCGAAAAAGCTCTCCGCTCGCGCTGCGGCGCTCTATGTCGCTCCATCGGATCATTTCCAGACAAGACCCGTGGAGGAACTGCGGCTCGGCTTCGACGGCATTTTGGGCGATTTCCACGCCGGATCGACACGGCGCTCGGGCGGGCGCGAACCCTGGTATCCGCGCGGCACCGAAATACGCAATGAGCGGCAGCTGTCGATCGTGGCTGCCGACGAACTGGCCATCGTCGCCGAGCGGATGGGCCTTCCCCAAATCAAGCCGGAATGGATCGGCGCCAATCTGGTGATCGAAGGCGTGCCGCATCTGTCGATGCTGCCGGCCGGCACGCTGCTGTTCTTCAGGGATGGCGTGACCCTCAAGGTCGACGCCCAGAACGGACCGTGCCGGATCGCCGGGCGATCGATCGCCGAAAATGCGGGGATGGCCGACATCGAAGCCGGCGCACTGCTCTTTCCGAAAGTGGCCAAACGGCTGCGCGGCGTCGTCGCCTGGGTCGAGAAGCCGGGGAGGATCAGGGCCGGCGAAGAGATTTCGGCGCGGGTGCCGGAACAGTGGATTTATCAGGCATAG
- a CDS encoding SDR family oxidoreductase: MTSKVWFITGSSKGFGRVWAEAALARGDRVAATARDAGTLADLVEKYGDNIAAIKLDVTDKKAVDAAVAEAHKRFGQLDVVINNAGYGHFGAIEEVSEEEARDQIETNVFGALWVTQAVLPIMRAQRSGHIIQISSIGGVNAFASLGLYHASKWALEAFSQSLSIEVAEFGIHVTLVEPGGFSTDWSGASAKVSKPIEAYAPARAKMAERRANSVAGDPEATGPAMLVIVDAAEPPLRVFFGDGGLPMIRQEYANRLATWDKWDHVSVMAQGARKNRKG, translated from the coding sequence ATGACATCAAAGGTTTGGTTCATCACCGGATCGTCGAAGGGTTTCGGCCGCGTCTGGGCCGAGGCCGCATTGGCGCGCGGCGACCGCGTTGCCGCGACCGCCCGTGACGCCGGCACGCTCGCCGATCTGGTCGAGAAGTATGGCGACAACATCGCCGCGATAAAGCTCGACGTCACCGACAAGAAGGCCGTCGATGCCGCCGTTGCCGAAGCCCACAAACGCTTTGGCCAGCTTGACGTCGTCATCAACAATGCCGGCTACGGCCATTTCGGCGCCATCGAGGAAGTCAGCGAGGAGGAAGCCCGCGACCAGATCGAAACCAATGTGTTCGGCGCCCTCTGGGTCACCCAGGCCGTGCTGCCGATCATGCGGGCACAGCGATCCGGCCACATCATCCAGATCTCGTCGATCGGCGGCGTCAACGCCTTTGCCTCGCTCGGTCTCTACCACGCCTCGAAATGGGCGCTGGAAGCCTTCAGCCAGTCGCTCAGCATCGAGGTCGCGGAATTCGGCATCCATGTCACGCTGGTCGAGCCGGGCGGCTTCTCCACCGACTGGTCCGGCGCCTCGGCCAAGGTCTCCAAGCCGATCGAGGCCTACGCGCCCGCCCGCGCCAAGATGGCCGAGCGCCGCGCCAATTCGGTCGCCGGCGATCCCGAGGCCACCGGGCCGGCGATGCTGGTCATCGTCGACGCCGCCGAGCCGCCGCTGCGTGTATTCTTCGGCGATGGCGGCCTGCCGATGATCCGCCAGGAATACGCCAACCGCCTCGCCACCTGGGACAAATGGGACCACGTGTCGGTCATGGCGCAAGGCGCCAGGAAGAACCGAAAGGGCTGA
- a CDS encoding D-amino acid aminotransferase: MDQTTATQASKPLPAVSDRHIDPHAYPEGIAFLDGQYLPMSQAKVSVLDWGFLHSDATYDTVHVWDGRFFRLDLHLDRFFGGLERLRMTIPFDRDGVAEILHNCVALSGHPAAYVEMLCTRGASPTFSRDPRQAINRFMAFAVPFGSVANAEQLRRGLRVAISDKVRIPPASIDPAIKNYHWLDLVRGLYDAYDQGAETALLLDFNGNVAEGPGFNVFCVKDGSLSTPAIGVLPGITRRTVFDLCAEEGLVAAAADVSVAALKAADEVFITSTAGGIMPVTEIDGVAIAGGKVGPVTSRLMALYWQKHDDPAWSSQVKYP, encoded by the coding sequence ATGGACCAGACGACGGCAACACAGGCTTCAAAGCCGCTGCCGGCGGTGAGCGATCGCCATATCGACCCGCATGCCTATCCCGAGGGCATCGCCTTCCTCGACGGCCAGTACCTGCCGATGTCGCAAGCCAAGGTCTCGGTACTGGACTGGGGCTTCCTGCATTCAGACGCCACCTACGACACGGTGCATGTCTGGGACGGCCGCTTCTTCCGCCTCGATCTGCATCTCGACCGCTTCTTCGGCGGGCTGGAAAGGCTGCGCATGACCATCCCCTTCGACAGGGACGGCGTGGCCGAGATCCTGCACAATTGCGTCGCCCTTTCGGGCCATCCCGCCGCCTATGTCGAAATGCTGTGCACGCGCGGCGCCTCGCCGACCTTCAGCCGCGACCCGCGCCAGGCGATCAACCGCTTCATGGCCTTCGCCGTGCCGTTCGGCTCGGTCGCCAATGCCGAGCAGCTGCGACGCGGCCTGCGCGTAGCCATCAGCGACAAGGTGCGCATCCCGCCGGCCTCGATCGATCCGGCGATCAAGAATTACCATTGGCTCGACCTGGTGCGCGGCCTCTACGATGCCTATGACCAAGGTGCCGAGACCGCGCTCCTCCTCGACTTCAACGGCAATGTCGCCGAAGGCCCGGGCTTCAACGTCTTTTGCGTCAAGGACGGCAGCCTGTCGACGCCGGCCATCGGCGTGCTGCCCGGCATCACCCGCCGCACCGTCTTCGATCTCTGCGCCGAGGAAGGTCTTGTCGCCGCCGCAGCCGATGTCAGCGTCGCCGCGCTCAAGGCGGCCGACGAAGTCTTCATCACCTCGACCGCCGGCGGCATCATGCCGGTGACCGAGATCGACGGCGTGGCGATCGCCGGCGGCAAGGTCGGGCCTGTCACCAGCCGGCTGATGGCGCTCTATTGGCAAAAACACGACGATCCGGCCTGGTCGTCTCAGGTGAAGTATCCCTGA
- a CDS encoding DUF2293 domain-containing protein produces the protein MTAPTGRRRAIAKALTTLLPLAPYADMEKIRADAGAVHMKTLPPGIAVWLATIAHIRHMHTDYEKLLAEGYDRDSARFFVIEQTNIVLTRWRATRLLDADDEEE, from the coding sequence ATGACAGCACCAACCGGCCGCCGCCGCGCCATCGCCAAGGCGCTGACCACCCTTCTGCCGCTGGCGCCCTACGCCGACATGGAGAAGATCCGTGCCGATGCCGGCGCGGTGCATATGAAGACCTTGCCGCCGGGCATTGCCGTGTGGCTGGCAACCATTGCCCACATCCGCCACATGCATACCGACTACGAAAAGCTGCTGGCCGAGGGCTACGACCGCGACTCCGCCCGCTTCTTCGTCATCGAGCAGACCAACATCGTGCTCACCCGCTGGCGCGCCACACGGCTGCTCGACGCCGACGACGAAGAGGAGTAA
- the tsaA gene encoding tRNA (N6-threonylcarbamoyladenosine(37)-N6)-methyltransferase TrmO encodes MTGPREMFEAREGEQRLEQDPATMPADGGVVFIGRIASPWTTRETCPKNMRTARETGQPAVLTIDAPYRRGLQGLERASHVIVLSWLHHAPRNLIVQKPRHAAAAKGVFGLRSPARPNPVGLHVARLVGLDIATGRIDLDAIDVLDGTPVIDIKPYFASTDAMPEATVEGRDER; translated from the coding sequence ATGACCGGGCCGCGCGAAATGTTCGAGGCACGCGAAGGCGAGCAGAGGTTGGAACAGGATCCGGCAACGATGCCGGCGGATGGCGGTGTCGTCTTCATCGGCCGCATCGCCTCGCCCTGGACGACACGGGAGACCTGCCCGAAGAACATGCGCACGGCCCGCGAGACCGGGCAGCCGGCGGTGCTGACCATCGACGCGCCGTACCGCCGTGGCTTGCAGGGCCTGGAGCGCGCCAGCCATGTCATCGTCCTGTCCTGGCTGCATCACGCGCCGCGGAATCTGATTGTGCAAAAACCCCGCCATGCGGCTGCAGCCAAAGGCGTATTCGGCCTGCGCTCCCCTGCCCGGCCGAACCCGGTCGGCCTGCATGTGGCAAGGCTCGTTGGGTTGGACATCGCCACCGGACGCATCGATCTCGACGCCATCGACGTGCTCGACGGCACCCCCGTCATCGACATCAAGCCCTACTTCGCCTCGACAGACGCCATGCCGGAGGCGACCGTCGAAGGACGCGATGAACGATGA
- a CDS encoding ArsR/SmtB family transcription factor has protein sequence MHVSLDTMVDTLKAAAESSRLRILALLSRGDLTVSDLTEILGQSQPRVSRHLKLLLEAGLIDRYQEGSWAFFRLSDADSARDFVMGLVSGIRGADPQVERDLERLASVKRKRQDRAAEYFSVNAASWDHIRSLHVPDRAVEAAMLKLVGKRPFQSMLDLGTGTGRLLEIFSPLYRRGVGIDMSREMLTVARANLDKAGVSNAQVRQGDIFSPPVERDAFDLVTIHQVLHYLDDPARAIHEAARLLRPSGRLVIVDFAPHTLEFLREEHAHMRLGFSDRQIGEWFAEAGLDLEDAQEFEPRGGNEARLTVKLWLGRDRRLLIADPANDSQQTKVNSIGEIA, from the coding sequence ATGCATGTCTCTCTCGACACCATGGTGGATACGCTGAAGGCGGCGGCCGAATCCAGCCGTCTGCGCATATTGGCACTGTTGTCGCGTGGCGACCTCACCGTTTCCGATCTTACCGAAATTCTCGGCCAGTCGCAGCCGCGCGTTTCCAGGCATTTGAAGCTGCTTCTCGAGGCCGGGCTGATCGACCGCTACCAGGAAGGGTCATGGGCGTTCTTCCGCCTGTCGGATGCCGATTCGGCGCGTGACTTCGTGATGGGACTGGTTTCCGGCATTCGCGGCGCCGACCCGCAGGTCGAGCGCGACCTCGAGCGGCTGGCCTCGGTCAAGCGCAAGCGGCAGGACCGGGCGGCGGAGTATTTCTCGGTGAATGCCGCAAGCTGGGATCATATCCGCTCGCTGCATGTGCCGGACCGCGCGGTCGAGGCGGCGATGCTGAAGCTGGTCGGCAAGCGGCCGTTCCAGTCGATGCTGGATCTCGGCACCGGCACCGGCCGGCTGCTCGAAATCTTCTCGCCGCTCTACCGGCGCGGCGTCGGCATCGACATGTCGCGCGAGATGCTGACCGTGGCGCGCGCCAATCTCGACAAGGCCGGGGTTTCGAACGCGCAGGTGCGGCAGGGCGATATCTTCTCACCGCCGGTCGAGCGCGATGCCTTCGATCTCGTCACCATCCATCAGGTGCTGCACTATCTCGACGATCCGGCCCGCGCCATCCACGAGGCGGCGCGGCTTTTGCGTCCGTCGGGGCGGCTGGTCATCGTCGACTTCGCGCCGCACACGCTGGAATTCCTGCGCGAAGAGCACGCACATATGCGGCTCGGCTTTTCCGACCGGCAGATCGGCGAATGGTTTGCCGAGGCCGGCCTCGATCTCGAGGATGCCCAGGAATTCGAACCGCGCGGCGGCAATGAGGCGAGGCTCACCGTCAAGCTCTGGCTTGGCCGCGACCGGCGCCTGCTGATCGCCGACCCTGCCAATGACAGCCAACAGACCAAAGTGAATTCGATAGGGGAAATCGCCTGA
- the metF gene encoding methylenetetrahydrofolate reductase [NAD(P)H]: MNQFRFSRRPDIGDKVKVSFEFFPPKNDEMEARLWDTVTRLEPLKPKFVSVTYGAGGSTRERTARTIGRILNETSLTPAAHMTCVDAARHQVDAVIQEFVDMGVKRFVALRGDPAAGVGTAYRPHPDGYANGAELVGALKDAGDFDISVSAYPEKHPESPDFATDIDMLKRKVDNGATRAITQFFFDNDLYERYVERARRAGIYIPIVPGILPVHNFTQVANFSARCGALVPAWLAERFDGLQNDPQTHALVASAVAAEQVLDLVERGVGDFHFYTMNRADLVFAICHMIGIRSHEAEVAGSAAA; encoded by the coding sequence ATGAACCAGTTCCGCTTTTCCCGCCGCCCCGACATTGGCGACAAGGTCAAAGTTTCCTTCGAATTCTTCCCGCCCAAGAATGACGAGATGGAGGCGAGGTTGTGGGACACGGTCACGCGGCTGGAGCCGCTGAAGCCGAAATTCGTCTCGGTGACCTATGGCGCCGGCGGCTCGACGCGTGAACGCACGGCGCGCACCATCGGCCGCATCCTGAACGAGACCAGCCTGACGCCGGCCGCGCACATGACCTGCGTCGATGCTGCCCGCCATCAGGTCGACGCGGTGATCCAGGAATTCGTTGATATGGGGGTCAAGCGCTTCGTCGCCCTGCGCGGCGATCCGGCCGCGGGCGTGGGCACCGCCTACCGTCCGCATCCGGACGGCTACGCCAATGGCGCTGAACTGGTCGGAGCTCTCAAGGATGCCGGCGATTTCGACATCTCGGTTTCGGCCTATCCGGAAAAGCATCCGGAAAGCCCTGACTTCGCCACCGATATCGACATGCTCAAGCGCAAGGTCGACAATGGCGCGACGCGGGCGATCACCCAGTTCTTCTTCGACAATGACCTCTACGAGCGCTATGTCGAGCGCGCGCGCCGGGCCGGCATCTACATCCCGATCGTTCCGGGCATCCTGCCGGTGCACAATTTCACCCAGGTCGCCAATTTTTCGGCGCGCTGCGGCGCGCTGGTGCCGGCATGGCTGGCCGAGCGCTTCGACGGCCTGCAGAATGACCCGCAGACGCATGCGCTGGTGGCATCGGCCGTCGCCGCCGAACAGGTTCTCGACCTGGTCGAGCGCGGGGTGGGTGATTTCCACTTCTACACGATGAACCGCGCCGACCTCGTTTTCGCCATTTGCCACATGATCGGCATCCGCTCGCACGAAGCGGAGGTGGCAGGCTCGGCCGCTGCGTGA
- a CDS encoding DMT family transporter: MAIASTSAPRGPMTLTDWGQLLLLGAIWGGSFFFARIAVAELHPLVLVLFRVAIAAIALQIYLGLRGPSFRLAFPHAGLFFLLAFTNNVVPFSLIFAGQTELGAGVASVLNATTPFWTLILANALTSDEKLSWNKLAGIGLGVAGTAVMIGPGLLAGLGGPAWAKFALIGASLSYGVALMVARRFKGVPSPVIATGQLTASTIIMIPVVLLAHGPAGLFSASPPVWAAVLALALLSTAFAYILYFNLVASAGATNASLVTLIVPASAMLLGFLFLGERLELFEIGGVVLIGLGLLTIDGRVLGRR; the protein is encoded by the coding sequence ATGGCAATAGCCTCGACATCCGCGCCACGCGGACCGATGACGCTCACCGACTGGGGGCAGTTGCTGCTGCTTGGCGCCATCTGGGGCGGTTCGTTCTTCTTCGCCCGCATCGCGGTTGCGGAACTTCACCCGCTGGTGCTGGTGCTGTTTCGCGTCGCCATCGCGGCAATCGCGCTGCAGATTTATCTTGGCTTGCGCGGTCCGTCCTTCCGCCTTGCCTTTCCCCATGCCGGCCTGTTCTTCCTGCTGGCCTTCACCAACAACGTCGTCCCCTTCTCGCTGATCTTCGCCGGCCAGACCGAGCTGGGCGCCGGCGTCGCCTCGGTGCTGAACGCGACGACGCCGTTCTGGACACTGATCCTCGCGAACGCGCTGACATCGGATGAAAAGCTGTCCTGGAACAAGCTGGCCGGCATCGGGCTCGGCGTCGCCGGCACCGCTGTCATGATCGGGCCAGGCCTGCTTGCCGGCCTCGGCGGGCCGGCCTGGGCGAAATTCGCGCTGATCGGCGCGTCTTTGTCCTATGGCGTCGCGCTGATGGTCGCCCGCCGCTTCAAGGGCGTGCCCTCGCCGGTCATCGCCACCGGACAGCTGACCGCTTCGACCATCATCATGATCCCGGTCGTGCTTTTGGCGCACGGCCCCGCCGGCCTGTTTTCGGCCTCGCCGCCGGTCTGGGCGGCGGTGCTGGCGCTGGCGCTGCTGTCCACCGCCTTCGCCTACATCCTCTATTTCAACCTTGTCGCCTCGGCCGGCGCCACCAACGCCTCGCTGGTCACGCTGATCGTGCCGGCCAGCGCCATGCTGCTCGGTTTTCTTTTCCTGGGCGAGCGCCTGGAACTGTTCGAGATCGGCGGTGTCGTGCTGATCGGCCTCGGTCTTCTCACAATCGACGGACGTGTCCTTGGAAGACGGTAG
- a CDS encoding alanine racemase: MQRFENAREAALALRPDDPVYCFRPQVLKADARQFMGMFPGKTAYAVKTNGEQIVLKTLVEAGVTAFDVASPGEFAAVRAVSPDAEMLYMHPVKAQSDIKLALEKYGIRVISLDHEDEITKLTRVVRALDIDPGSISVFVRIQTKGSAAYELSKKFGAGPAYAVELAERLNRTGYKVGLCFHVGSQIEDPDTYERALASADWVRNRLTFDIAGLDVGGGFPAEYGHDPNRKQIEMPSLGQIMSRLSGDLKEYQFDQMPLVAEPGRVIVARCLSLIVRVLLRKGKRLYINDGIWASLSDSWTGKITLPARFIPDPAIRTRNGVEKNIVPFKVCGATCDSVDILSRPFWLPETVDTGDWIEIGHIGAYSLSLRTRFNGFYPDTFVEVTTPFDEGDAPQGFASLETMAD; encoded by the coding sequence ATGCAGCGATTCGAGAATGCCCGCGAGGCGGCACTGGCGCTTCGTCCTGACGATCCGGTCTATTGCTTCCGCCCGCAGGTGCTGAAGGCCGATGCCAGGCAGTTCATGGGCATGTTCCCAGGCAAGACCGCCTATGCGGTCAAGACCAATGGCGAGCAGATCGTGCTGAAGACCTTGGTCGAGGCCGGTGTCACCGCCTTCGACGTTGCTTCGCCTGGCGAATTCGCCGCCGTGCGCGCGGTCTCCCCCGATGCCGAGATGCTCTACATGCACCCGGTCAAGGCGCAGTCGGATATCAAGCTGGCGCTGGAGAAATACGGCATCCGCGTCATCTCGCTCGACCATGAGGACGAAATCACCAAGCTGACGCGGGTGGTGCGGGCACTCGACATCGACCCGGGTTCGATCAGCGTGTTCGTGCGCATCCAGACGAAAGGGTCGGCGGCCTATGAACTGTCGAAGAAGTTCGGCGCCGGGCCGGCCTATGCGGTCGAACTCGCCGAGCGGCTGAACCGCACCGGCTACAAGGTCGGCCTGTGTTTCCATGTCGGCAGCCAGATCGAGGATCCCGACACCTATGAGCGGGCGCTGGCCTCGGCCGACTGGGTGCGCAACCGGCTGACCTTCGATATTGCCGGGCTCGACGTCGGCGGCGGCTTTCCGGCCGAATACGGGCATGATCCCAACCGCAAGCAGATCGAGATGCCGTCGCTCGGTCAGATCATGTCACGGCTTTCCGGCGATCTGAAGGAATACCAGTTCGACCAGATGCCGCTGGTGGCCGAGCCGGGCAGGGTGATCGTCGCGCGCTGCCTGTCGCTGATTGTGCGCGTGCTCCTGCGCAAGGGCAAGCGGCTCTACATCAATGACGGCATCTGGGCGTCGCTGTCGGATTCTTGGACCGGCAAGATCACGCTGCCGGCGCGCTTCATTCCCGATCCGGCGATCAGGACCCGCAATGGCGTCGAAAAGAACATCGTGCCGTTCAAGGTCTGCGGCGCGACCTGCGATTCCGTCGACATCCTGTCCAGGCCGTTCTGGCTGCCGGAAACCGTCGATACCGGCGACTGGATCGAGATCGGCCATATCGGCGCCTATTCGCTGTCGCTCAGGACCCGCTTCAACGGCTTCTATCCCGACACATTCGTCGAGGTGACCACGCCGTTCGACGAGGGCGACGCGCCGCAGGGCTTTGCCAGCCTGGAGACCATGGCGGATTAA